The Blautia pseudococcoides genome segment GTCAGGTCTTGAATATTTCTTTGTATCCCATCATTTGTCATCCCATTTCCATTCACATCAGCCATGGTGATGCGGTCAAATTCCTGGGTCCTCCTGATAGCATTGGCTGCACTCAGAAAAGTTTCCGTATTCTCCATTCCCTCCTGCCCCAGATAACTTGCAAAGGCATTCAGGGAATTGAACTGACCGGCAAGCACAGTTCCCACGTGCTCTGCCTGCTGCTGTGCATAACTTTCCAGAGTCCCGTGAATCTCTTCACTGACCCGGCGGTTTGTCTTTTGATTATAATTAATGACTGCCGCTGCAAGAAAAACTGTCAATACGACAAACACCCACAGCGTCAACTCTGCCCGTGTATGTTTTCTTTTCTTCGTCATACATGTACCATACTCTTTCCTCCGCTCATATTTCCTTGTACAACTAGTATTCCATATTTTTCTTTTGTCTTTTCCTCTGTCAGATGCGGTTCTGCTCCATGTTTTCCATTTTTTTCTTTGTAAGCAGGAATATCTTGACCTCCGCCTCGTGATCAGCCAGGTTTTTCTCTGCCATTTTGCTGACAGCAGCCACCCGGCTTTTTCCATCCCTGATCTCCCACCAGGTATCATTAAAGATCAGGTCTTCTCCCTCTGCCGACCAGCCGGTATCCGGCATAGCCCGGAGTGTCACGGAAAACGGGGTTACGCCCCGCTCCATACTGCGCCTGTGTATGGCTGCCTTTTCCAATGTATCCTCCTCAAAAGGATACTCTGCAAACAGCACCGCCAAATCCGCCATGCTGACAAACCCTTTGAAATAATACTCGTTTTCCTGTACCGCTTCCTGCAGTCTCAGTTTCATGGTCATCCCTCACTTCCGCCGGGCATCTGCATGGTTCTGTCACGAAGCAGGGCATCTACCGCTGCTCTGTATTCCCTCAGATGCTGGGCTTTTTTTATTTTCTTTGCGTATTTTTCACTGTCCGGAAACATATGTATCATGTAAAACCAGAGTTCTTTCATCTTAAAAAGTACATTTCTGTCCCCTGACATGACTTTCTCATACTCTGAACAGAGTAAATCATGAAATCCTTTAAACCGCTGTTGATCCGGCAGTGTCCCCCTGGTAATATGTCCCACAAGATCCGGGTCTGTCAGGACCCCTCTGCCCAGCATCACAGCCTCCACCTGGGGAAACCCGGCAGTAAAGGCCTCATAATCCTTCCGGGTGAAAAGGTCTCCATTGTAACAGATCTTATTCCTGCTCAGGGACAAGGCATCTGCAAAAACATCCAGATTCGGTTTGTTTTTATAATAATCCGTCTGCAGTCTCGGATGGATGATCAGTTCCTCCATAGGATATTTGTTGTAAATCTCTATCAGTTCGTAAAACTCCTTTGCATCCTCCATACCGATTCTGGTCTTTACCGAAATTTTCATATCCAGCCTGTCAAAAATCATATCAAGAAATTTTTCAAGAAGCTGCTGTTCCGCCAAAAATCCCGCGCCTCTCATTTTCGTTACAACGGTCCGGGACGGGCATCCCAGATTCAGGTTGACTTCTTTATACCCCATTTTCTGAAGTTCAAGCGCTGTTT includes the following:
- a CDS encoding tRNA dihydrouridine synthase, encoding MKFYLAPMEGITGYIYRNALRSCYDNIDRYFTPFIMPNQNRCFNSRELKDVLPANNRGMDTIPQILTNNAEDFVKTALELQKMGYKEVNLNLGCPSRTVVTKMRGAGFLAEQQLLEKFLDMIFDRLDMKISVKTRIGMEDAKEFYELIEIYNKYPMEELIIHPRLQTDYYKNKPNLDVFADALSLSRNKICYNGDLFTRKDYEAFTAGFPQVEAVMLGRGVLTDPDLVGHITRGTLPDQQRFKGFHDLLCSEYEKVMSGDRNVLFKMKELWFYMIHMFPDSEKYAKKIKKAQHLREYRAAVDALLRDRTMQMPGGSEG